Proteins from a single region of Nodularia sp. LEGE 06071:
- a CDS encoding type II toxin-antitoxin system HicA family toxin, whose product MKRRELIRYLEDNGCLFLREGGRHTIYYNPVNKRTSAVPRHNEIVNILALKICTDLEIPRP is encoded by the coding sequence GTGAAGAGACGTGAATTGATTCGCTATCTAGAAGATAATGGCTGTCTGTTTCTTCGTGAGGGTGGAAGGCATACAATTTATTACAATCCAGTAAACAAGAGAACTTCGGCAGTTCCCCGACATAATGAAATTGTTAATATCCTAGCGCTCAAAATTTGTACCGATTTGGAAATTCCCAGACCTTAA
- a CDS encoding type II toxin-antitoxin system HicB family antitoxin, which yields MENSFTAVFEQINEWYIGYVQELPGANVQERTLEEARESLREVIELILISNRELAEQELTGKNVIREQITVRI from the coding sequence ATGGAAAACTCTTTTACTGCTGTATTTGAACAGATAAATGAGTGGTATATTGGCTATGTCCAAGAATTACCAGGTGCAAATGTACAAGAAAGAACTCTGGAGGAAGCGCGGGAAAGCCTACGGGAAGTGATAGAGTTAATTCTCATATCAAATAGAGAACTTGCAGAGCAAGAACTCACAGGTAAAAATGTGATCAGGGAACAAATTACAGTTAGAATTTAG